The Chryseobacterium phocaeense genome includes the window TTTTGGGATCAGAAGAGAAACGTTCCTCAATCATGTACATTTCGTCGCCATAATTTTCATTGTATTCTCCTAAAGCATATTGTTTTGGAATGTAATACAATTTTGGATTACTATGGAAAATATTCAGTTTATCAGCCATATTTCCTACTGAAAAAGGAGTAAACGGATGATTGGTGGTATAAAAATCCAGAAGGAATTTTTCAGGAAACGTGTTGTTCAGTTCATTTCCGAAGGTGCTTTTTTTGAATGCCATATTATTCAGGAAACGAACAGCGCTCTTTTTTACACCGCGCATCACAAATTCCTGACCGTCTGCTGCCTTCAGTCTTAAACTGTTTGACTGATTGCCGCCCCCTTCTCTGAAAGGCGTAAATCCACCGTTTAAAGAAGCCAGATCTGCAGTAGGTGCATCAACCGGGATTCCATAATACTTTCTGTAGTGTTCGCCCCAGAGCCAGCGGTACACCGGTCCTTTTTTGGTGAGCTTTACCGGGTAGATACTTGAGCTGACATTTCCAGGAAAGGATTTCGGGTAATTATTCACAAATACATCCGGCTTTGAGATCACCGAAATATGGGTAAGCTTTTTTAGATTGTTGTCTTTCGTAGAAAAATATTCTACATCCGTACTTTGGTCTTTTCTCAGATTTAAAACGGCAAAACCACTCCCGCCATATGAAAAATCACTTTTCTCTGCAATCGTGGCAGGATCTGTTTTGGAACCGGCACCACTTACAATCTGCCGGATATTCCTGTCTTCATGATACTGAAGATTGTGATCATGGCCGGAAACAAAGATGATGTTCTCCTTATCCTGCACAATACTTTTCAGCCTGTTGGCCAGATCAGCATAATGCTGGTTATTGATGTCTTCAAGGTTTGCTCCGGAAGAACTTCTCAGTACATTGACTACACTGGCAACAACGGGAACCGGGATTTTGCTTTTCAGCGGATAAAGGTGTGCTTTTGTAGAATTGAATCCTGCATGGGTTCCGCTGCTGATCACAGGATGATGCAGCGCAACAATAATTCTTTTATCCTGGTTTTTGGTCACCAGATCTTTAAATTCTGTGAAAAAATCTTCACGGGTTTTGATGGTACAGCCTTTATTCACACCGGGATACTGATCCCAGTTGACCAGCGCCCACTCAGTATCAATAACGATAAGTTTAATGTCTTTGGATAAGTTAATATCATCAATCCCGCAGGCATTTTTTGGAAGAAAAGCTTTTTTGTCGTTTAAATAAGTTTTCACCAGGTCCTCCTGGGCTTTTAACCCTTCAAGGCCGCTATACCAGTCATGATTTCCGGGAATGACCAGGGTTTTTCCTTTAAAGTTTTTGGTAATGGCGAGTTGGTTTTCCAGCTTTTGCTTTGCTGATGCATATTCCTTATCTGATTCTTTCGGAAGTCCGTTGGGGTAAATATTGTCCCCAAGGAAGATCAGCATGGAGTTGCTGTCTGCAGAATCCAGTTTGTTTTTGAGTAAATTTAACGTATTTTGTGCCTGTGGCTCATCTGAATTTCCGGCATCCCCGATCAGGAAAACTTTAAAATCGTTTTCAGATTTTATGTCGGAATTCTGTACTTCAAATAAGTTTTTTCCTTTTTTTACGTTATATGTTGCGCAGGAATACAAAACTCCGGCAGACAATACGGTCCGAAAGGCAATAGAAGTATTTTTTAAATGAGTTTTAAAGGATAAATTCATAAATTTACATTAACAAAAATTCAGGAATGGGCATTTTACACAAAGCTAAAGATTATGTCGAAAACTTATTCAAAGATAAGTTATCTTCTGTATATTTTTATCATAATTTTATTCATACCACCTATACAGTGAATAAGGCGGAGGAGATTATGAGAAATACGCCTGTTTCCAAGGAAGATCAGGAGAAAGTGCTGCTTGCGCTGTGGTTTCATGATACCGGATATATCAAATGTGCCCAGAATCATGAAGAGGAGGGGGTAAAGATTCTTACGGATTTCCTAAAGGAAGAAAATTATCAGGAAACCGATATTAAGGATATTTCCCAACTGATTCTGGCGACAAAAATTACTTATGAACCGCAAAACCTTCTGGAAAAGATTGTGAAAGATGCAGACTGCAGTCATTTTGCCAGCCACGATTATAATGATATTTCCGATGCCCTTAGAAAGGAATGGGAGCTTACCAACGTACGATGTTTCTCCAATGAAGAATGGAATGCAGGAAACCTGGATATGCTTAAAAACAAGCATCATTATTACACGGAATATGCAAAGGACAACTGGGAGCCTATGAAAGCTGACAATATCAGGAAAATAGAAAAAAAGCTGGAAAAAGACGAGGAAAAGAGAAAAGATAAAAAGGAAAGCTCAGATTCTAAAAAAGAACCTAAAGATCCTAAATCTGACCGCAGTGTGGATACACTATTCAGGGTAACGCTGAACAATCATACCAGATTGAGTGATATTGCAGACAGTAAAGCGAACATTCTACTTTCCGTAAACGCCATTATCATTTCGGTATGTCTTTCCGTACTGGTTCCAAAACTGGATACGCCAAAGAATGCCCACCTGATCATTCCGAGCTTTATATTGCTGTTGTCAAGTGTTCTGACGATAATATTTGCGATTCTATCCACAAAACCGAATGTAACCAAGACTCATTTTACGGCGCAGGATGTTGCGCAGAAGAAAGTAAACCTTCTGTTTTTCGGAAACTTTCACCAGATGCTGTTCGACGATTATCATAATGCGATGAAAGATATGATCAAAGACCGGGATTATATTTATGATTCTATGGTGAAGGATCTTTATTTCCTTGGGAAAGTTCTGGACAGAAAGTACAAGCTGTTATCGGTAACCTATCAGATATTTATGGCCGGAATTATTATTTCCGTGCTGTCTTTCGGGTATGCTTTTCTTTCGCTTTAATTAAAAAAATAAATAAAGATGATTGTCAGACAGCGGACCAATTGGCTGAAAATGTTATTTATATGGAGAGGTTCAGTGCTGAAGAAAATAGTAGTGCAGCTGGCTGTTATTCTGGTATTTTCACTGTTAATCTATTTTTTTAAAGGAAAAATCTTTGATTATAAAGTCCATCTTAATCCGACTATTTTTACACTCATCGGTCTGGCACTGGCTATTTTCATGGGATTCTGCAATTCTGCAAGCTATGACCGTTTCTGGGAAGGCCGGAAGCTTTGGGGTTCGCTGGTGATTGAAACCAGATCGTTGACCAGACAGATCCTTTCTCTGGTAAATGATTCTTCACCGGGAGCTAAGGAAGAAAAAGAAAAAATCATCAAAATGATATCGGCATTCTGCTGGTCTCTGAATTATCAACTGAGGGATAAATCCGGAACGGAACATTTAACAAGGCTTCTTTCCCCGGAACAGACGGAGCAGTTGAAGGATAAAAAGTTTATTCCCGGCATTATTCTGGGTTTTATTGCAGACTGGCTGAATGAACAGCAGCGGAAGGGAAATATTGACACGATTGTTATGACTTCCATGGATCATCAGCTCAATCAGTTTTCCAATATTTCGGGCGGATGTGAAAGGATTTATAATACACCGTTACCTTTTGCCTATAGTGTATTGCTGCACCGCACGGTTTATCTGTACTGTTTCTGGCTGCCTTTCGGACTGGTGGATTCACTGGACTGGATGATGCCCCTGATTGTTCTTTTGATCAGCTATACTTTCATTGCATTGGATGCGATCATTCAGGAAATCGGGGAGCCGTTCGGAGAAGAGGAGAATGACCTTGCCCTAAACAGTATCTGCAGAACGATTGAGTATTCTATCTTTGAGCAGGCCGGAATACCGCAGGGAGAGCTTAAGAAACCGGATTCTTATTTTATAGATTAGTTTTGAAAATGAAGAAGAATGGAAGCTGGAGGAAGGAAGTTAGAAGATGTTAAAGGGAATGTACTTTTTGAAGACTAGTGGACGATTTGGTGAAAGTTCAAAAATATTCCGTAAAAACATCATATCCATACCTTGCAATCATCATAGAAACCACGACCAGGAATATTTTTCTTACAAAACCATTTCCCTTCTTCAGGGCCAGATGACTGCCAATAAAACTTCCAGCTACATTAAAGAAAGCCATCATCAATCCAATGCCCAGAATATAGTGTCCCTGTCTGATGAAAACTGTGAGGGCAGATATGTTGGTCAGGCAGTTGATTACTTTTGCATATGCTGAGGCCATTACAAACTCAAAGCCTAAGAAGAAAACAAAACCCAGAATAAAAAAACTTCCGGTTCCGGGACCGAATATGCCGTCATAGAAGCCCACTACAGAACCAATGACAGATCCGAATACCATTTGCTTTAAGGGAGATAACGTTTTGGTCTGAACCGTTCCGAACTGCTTTTTCTTATAGATGTAAATCATCATAATAATCAGGATAACCAGAATAACAGGCTTTAAAATTTCTGTCCGGATAATGCTGACCACCTGAGCACCCAGCCAGGAAGTGATAAATGCAAAAATGGAAACCACCAGCAACAGGGGATAATTAAAACGGACTTTCCTGGTATACTGTGCAGCAGCCACTGTGGTTCCAGATAAGGCAGCAATCTTATTCGTACCGAAAATTGTCGCCACCTGTACATTGGGGAAAGCAATAAGCAATGCTGGAATCTGGATAAGCCCGCCACCGCCAACTACGGCATCAATGAATCCTGAAACAAAAGCAATGAGAGATAAAGAAAGCAACAAAACGGGAGAATATTCAGCAAAGAATGAATTGAGATCCATAACAGGGTAAATAGTTTGAAAATGAAGTAAAAATTCTTATCCAAAGATAGATAATAGTTTCTTCCCAGTATGTATGATTAGGTTTAAAATAAAGCCGTAAAAAATGTTTGATTATGATAAGAGAAATACTTGTTTCCAAATAGCTTTACACCAACGAAATCCTCAGCGCCAGCAGTCCTGTAATTCCCTGAAGATCTTCCACTTTCAGAAACTCTACATCGTTCTGAAGAATTTCTTTTTTCTGAAGCTTGCTGATATATTCCAGGTATTCTTTCTGGTTTTCCATACCAAAATAAACAATGGTGATTTTTCCGGGGCAGGTGATTCTTTCCGATGAATCTTTTACATGGGCCTTATCCAGACGCTTTTTGATAATTTCATAATAAGAATTGTAGGCGCCATCTACATCAAAGCGTTTTTCATCCATTCTGAAACGGATGTCTATTTTCTCGTTATATACAAAGATCAGTGACGCAATATCCAGTTGAATCGGAAGATCCCTTTTAAAGCTCTGGAATTCACGTTCCATATTACAGATCGTTTTCAGCTGCCAGTATCTTAATTTGTGAACTTCTTTTGACGTATAATGAAGATCCGGCGCGATATTATGGCCAATGTAGAGATTGTGCTCCACACCGTCTGATTTAAATCTTTCAAAATAGTGCGGGAAGATCTGCTGGGCTTTTACCTGGCTTTCGTCCAGCATGTCGGCAAGTTTCCTGTTAACCAGGGTGATAGAATCATCTAAGCTTTTTCTGTTGGCATAAAACAGATCGGTTTGGGTAAAAACCTGTAGGAAATAATCTTTGATTTTATTTTTGATTTCACGGTCGGTTTTCAGTTCCAGTTTCCCCTGGAGGAAAGGATGGATTTCTTCTCTCAGAAGCCTCTGGAAACGCTGCTCCGTGTCTGCTTTGATTTCGTTGTTCAGTTCATTTTCAAAAATCTCCAGTGCGAGAAGATATTTCTCCGAATCGGAATTGATCATGACGAAAATATCATGGAGGCTTTCAAGCTGCTGGTTGAGGTCCTCCAGCATAAGGTTAAAACGCTTGTCTGAAGAAGAACGGATATCCGAGAACCCAAACAGCGGTGTCAGGTTTTTAAAGGAAATCTGTTTCAGGGTATACATCTTTTTCCCGAGTGAGGCATTGAAATATTTTTCAGCTTCATTCCTGAATTTCCATACCACACTGTTGTGGATGGAGGTGTATTCCCGCTGGATAATGGCTTCTATCTGATAGTTTTTTTCAAAATTGAATCGGTTCAGGGAGAAGAGGATCATATCTGAGAAGAACTCCATTTTCTTCAGCTTTAAGCCATTGAAGCTGTTTGCCTGTGGTGACGTAAATTCCATGATGGCCAGAAGTTCTCCGTCCTTCATGATAGGGATGACCATGAAGCTGTTGATATTGTTGTCCTTCAGAATATTGAATGAAGGAAGGCTTTTGATTTCGTGATCCAGATTGTCAACATTTGAGATCACAATGGGCTTGGAATTATGATTGATGTTGCTGAATGTACTTTTCCGGGTTTCCTCATCAAATGCATTGATCCAGAAGTCCAGCACATGATGGGTAAAAAGATTTTCATAGATGGGAAGCCTGCCCAGTTTCTGGTCTTTTTTATCGAACAGCATCAGTCCGAAGTTAAGTTCCGGCACCTCAAAATACGATTTAAAGATTTCAACAAGATTTTCATCCGGGCTCAGATCCTCGGGATCTATTTCTATCATGCTCGATTTAAGGTCAGACAGGGCCACTTCTGAGGTACAGTCTACTAGGGAAATAATGGTAAACCCTTTTAAAACCCATGATTTTGATGGGAAGTATTTTTTCCAGAGGTTAAAATCATCTAAATTTTCCAGCAGCATGTCCACCACCTCTTCCGTTGGAATCTTTGCATTTTCGCCGGGATAAACCTCTGTAAAATCTGAATTGACCGTAATTTTATAATGCTTCATGATACCCAATCTGTTGGGAATATCATAATAAAAAGGCATGGTACTTTTGATGTCTCTTTTAAAATAACTCTGGAGGATCAGGCAGCAGCAGAATACATAAAATTCATCGTCACCGATATTTCTCAGCTCTATTTCAAAATCTTTTCCGGCATCTTTGAGAATATTTTTAAACCTTTCGGTATAGTTAAAAGTGGTTTTAGAAAGTGGAATACTGGCCGCCTTAATTTCGTTGCGGGTAAGCCCGATAGGGAAAAGGTCTGCAAGCAGCAGCCTGATAAGTTCCTCATGCTTTTCCAGTACGGCTTCATCCAGAAAACCGTCTTTCAGCTCCGGAAATTTTTCGGTTCTTTCCAATAAAGATTCAGCATAGTTGACCCGGTACTCCAAACGGTCGTTGTAGCGGATATGTTCCAGAACATCCAAATATTTTTTGAATGATATTAGAACCTCAAAGGGAGCGTCTTTTTTGTAAAGATTGGCCAAATGCTGAAATTTAAAGTAAAGTTATGAAAAAAACGGCATTTTCAAATAGCCTTCAAATTGGTAAAAATGATCTTTCTGAATGACTTTATTTATTTTTTTCAAACAAAACTTCCAAAAAGATAGAGCATTATCTGTTCTCTCTTTTCTTTTTGAAAAATTCGGCAGTTTTGTGATAAAGAGTAGGATAAAATTCTGAGGTTCCGATCTTTAATTCCCTGGTTACCGGGAAAAGGAATTTCATCAGCGGAACAGAGAATATAAGGGCAAGGGGCAGGACAAGTATTCCGTAATTCTCAGTATCTTTTAGGTCTTTACTGACAAAAAATAGAAAAGCTATGATAAGCAGAGCAGTAAGGACGGTGATGAGGTGTTTTTTCATTGTGATTAATGTACTCAAATGTAGTGTTTTTTTTGGAAATTATATTAACTGTGAATTTTTGAGACAATGTATTAGTCAATATTAAGGATTATTTTTTTGGTTAATCGCAAGGGCGCAAGGATTTAAAATTGTGATGTTGTTAAGGCGCAAGAAAATCAAAGATTTTCAGCAAGAATCGCGCAGTCGATATAGGATTTCTTTATTCACATTGTTTATAACGGTATTAAATTCTATCTCCGATAAAATCCCTGCGTTCTTAAAATAATCGGGTTTTAATGGATTTCCCTTGCGTCTTTGCGTTTAAAACATACTCAAAAAACTCAGGAAATGGAGCTTAATATTCTTTGATTAGTCATAAAAAAAGCACAACAGGAAAGTTGTGCTTTTGTATATTTTGATATCAGTATTTTATAATCCGAACTGTCTTGCGAACAGGTCAGGGAAAACTCCCAATATAATAATTGATGCAATGACAAATACCGCTACGATATTGTAAGTCAATGTTACTTTTTCTGAAGATTTGAATGTAGATTCTTTGAAGAAGAACATGGCAATGATCAGTCTTAAGTAGAATGCAATAGAAAGGGCAGAACCTAACACAGCAATTAATACAAGGAAAGCTGCACCGTTCATCGCCTGGGAGAACAACGCAAATTTACCCATAAAACCTGCTGTTAATGGAACTCCGGCCATTGAAAGCATGGAGATTGCTGCTGCTGTAGCCAATAGAGGTTCAGTTTTTGCCAATCCCTTGAAAGCTCCGAAAGAGGTTTCTCTTTTCAATTTTTCTACCCAGATCAGGCACATGAAAACACCTACTGTAGATAACGAGTAAGCGAATAGGTAAAATGCCAGGTTATAGGTAGAAAGATTAGTCATTCCGAAGAATACAAGTCCGATGTATCCTGCATGAGATACGGATGAGTAAGCCAGCATTCTTTTTGCGTTCGTCTGGGCAAGTCCCATCACGTTGGCCAAAAGCAGGGTAATGATCAGGAATACACCTAAAACATTGATCCATTCATGGGTAACGCCTGCAAAACCAATCGTCATCAACCTGAATAAAGCAAAGAATCCTGAGATCTTCACAACACTTGCCATAAATGCAGTGATCAGGGAAGGCGCTCCGGCGTATACATCCGGGCTCCACATATGGAAAGGCGCTAAAGCCACTTTAAATGCCAGGGCACAAAGGATCAGTAATACTCCCAGAATGAACATCACATCTTTAGAGTTTTTAACCCCGAACTCCTGGATTTTATATAAATCGAAACTTCCTGCACTTCCGTAAATAAATGCAATACCGAACAGTAAGAAACCTGTTGCGAAAGCACCCATCAGGAAATACTTGATTGAAGCCTCATTGGATCTTAAATCAGTTTTGTTAGCCCCTGCCATTACATATAAAGGAATGGAAAGGATCTCTACTCCTAAGAACAGCGTTACCAGGTTCTGGAATCCGAAAAGAATAATCCCGCCGCATAATGCAAAAAGCATCAGGGCATATAATTCCGACTGGTGACTTCTGTGGTTGCTGAACGCAAAACCGCCCAGGAAAAATAACAATAGGGTAGTCACAATGGATATTTTAGTAAATAATGCAGTATTTAATGTATACTCATACATGTGTCTGTACTTTTCGAAGAAAGCACATTCCGGTAGGAAGCTTACATATAACGCTACGATCAGTCCTAAAATCCCAATATACCTTGCGAATTTTCCCTGTTCGAAAACTCCTGAAAATAACGCAATAACTGCCGTTAGGAAAACAATAATTAAAACACTCATACTATAGATTTGAGATGTGAGATTTGAGTTTAAAGTTTAAAGGTCAAGGTTTAAAGTTATTGTGATAGCCGGAAATCCGGAATTCCAGTCTTTATTCTTTTCTCTTTATTCTTTTGCTCTTCTGATCTCTTAATTTTTTAATTTTTACTCTTTTAATTTTTTAGCTGGCCATCGCCGTATAGATAAACTTCAGCGAACTATTGACCATATCGATCACCGGCTGAGGGAAAATACCCAGCAGGATCACGAAAACCGCTAAACTTGCCAATACGGAGAATTCTACACCGGAAAGGTCTCTGGCTGTACTTAAAACAGCTTCGTCTCCTTCCCCGAACATAGCTTTTCCGTAGAATCTCAATAGGTACACAGCACAAAGAATTACCGTAAGACCGGCGATTACTGCTGCCAGCCCGTTAAAATCATAGACTGATTTCAGCAAAATAAATTCCCCGATAAATCCATTCGTCAACGGAACTCCCATTGAACCTAATATAATAATCAGAAACAGCACGGCAAATTTAGGAGCCACTTTCGCTAAACCTCCCATTTGTCTGATGTCTCTTGACTTAAATCTTTTGTATAAAATATCACAGCAGTAGAACAGTCCCACCACGTTGATACCGTGGGCAAACGTCTGTACCAATGCGCCTTCAGCACCTTCGATATTGAATGTTCCTCTTAAAGTAATCACTGCGGAGGAGAAAATCCCTGCTACCATTAATCCTACGTGAGAGAAAGAAGAATACGCGATGATTCTCTTCATATCCGTCTGGATGATTGCGATTAATGCTCCGTGAACAATTCCTACGATGGCTAAAATAATAACGATCTGTCCTGAAATTCCTGCAATGGGAAGCGGCGAGATCGGCAATAAATAACGAATAACGCCATAAACTGCCATTTTCAGCATGATCCCTGATAAAAGCATGGATCCCTGGGTAGGAGAGTAGGTATAAGTATCCGGCTGCCACGTATGGAAAGGGAATACCGGTAATTTCACTGCAAATGCAAAGAAAATAAACCAGAATACCACCGTCTGCTGTACTTCATTAAGATCAGCATTGTAAAGGTCCGTTAAAGCGAATGATGCCGAGTGATTGTACACATAGATCAATCCTGCTAACATAAATAGTGACCCCACGAATGTATAAACGAAGAATTTCGTAGTGAATTCAAATCTTTTGTTTTCCTGGCCCCAAAGTCCGGCAATAAACCAGATCGGGATAAGGGTTACTTCCCAGAAAATGTAGAATAGCAATCCGTCAAGCGATGTGAAAACCCCTACAAGACCAAACTGCATCAGCAGGATCAGACCATAGAATGTATTTCTGTAGCTAACATTTTCGTTAAAAGATGATAAAATAATGATTGGCGTAAGAATATTGGTCAACAGTAAAAGCAGCAGGCTCATCCCGTCTATCCCGAAATGAAGTGAGCTTTTAATAAATTGTGACCAAGGGTAGTTGATCTCGTGCTGTAGTACGCTGTCTACCGTTGGATTAAAATCAAAATCCGCTACGATGTAGAACGTAATGAGCATTTGGATCAAAGCAATTCCCAGCGCCAAATATTTGCTGGATTTATCTTTCCATGCAAAAACTAATCCCGAACCTACAAGAGGTAATAGTAATAATGTTAATAATAAACCAGACATTATTGTAATATAAAGTTAACAATCAGTATAATTCCCACCGCTAAAGACATAATCAGAATATAGGTCTCTACATTTCCGTTCTGGATACGCTTCATGGCTTTTCCGCTGTCTTCAGCGCCTTCGCCCACGAAGTCTACAAAACGGTCTAAGATTCCTTTATCGAACATCTTTCCTCCGCGTCCTAATCCTTCAACAGTTTTTACAATCAATGCATTGTAAAGTTCGTCTACATATAATTTTTTAGCAGAAAGCTTTTCCCATCCGGTATAGCTTTCTTCTGCAAGCGCCATCTTTTTCTTTTTCACGTAGGTATTCTTTACGATAAACCATACGCAGAAGAACATAAGAACCGTAGCGCCTAATAGTATCATTTCAGTTCCAAACGGTACTCCGGAAAGAGTTGCTTCCATCTGGCTGTAGCTTTGCTCGGTAAGAACAGGCTTCAGCCATTCCATTAATTTAGCATAATGGCCGTGCCCGATGAAGTGAGGAAGGTTAATGAAACCTCCAAGTACAGAAAGGATAGCCAGTACGATCAGCGGAAGCGTCATATTGGACGGGCTTTCGTGTAAGTGGTGTTTCTGGTCTTCTGTCCCTCTGAATTCTCCGTGGAACGTAAGATAATACAGTCTGAACATATAGGTGGCAGTCATGGCCGCTAAAACAAAGAGCATCACCCAGTACACCGGATTTTTAGCGAAAGCTGCGACTAAAATTTCGTCTTTTGAGATCATCCCCGATAATAAAGGGAAACCCGAAATAGCTAATGTTCCGATCAGGAAAGTAGCATGGGTCACGGGAATGTATTTTTTCAGCCCCCCCATGAAACGCATATCCTGCTCGTTGCTCATGGCGTGGATCACAGAACCTGCCCCCAGGAATAATAAAGCTTTAAAGAATGCGTGCGTCATTACGTGGAACATCGCCGTAGTATAAGCTCCCAGTCCCAAAGCAATGAACATGAATCCAAGCTGTGAAACGGTAGAGTATGCCAATACTTTTTTGATGTCGTTCTGACGAAGTGCATAGAATCCTGCCAAAGCTGCAGTTAAGAATCCGATTAAGAGAATTCCTCCCTGAACGGTAGGAGCTAAAGTAAATAAGAAGTTGGATCTTACCACTAAATAAATACCTGCCGTTACCATCGTTGCCGCGTGGATCAATGCGGAAACCGGAGTAGGACCTGCCATTGCATCCGGTAACCATGTATATAAAGGAACCTGCGCAGATTTACCGGTTGCTCCGATAAATAAACTCGCTGTAATGAATATAATTACTGTTCCGTCCAATTCAAATTTTGAAGCGTTTTGTGCTACGGTAAGGTAATCCACTGCGTTGGTCTGAGCCGCAATCATAAAGATTCCGATCAATAAGGCAAGGTCACCAATTCTGTTCATGATGAAAGCTTTTCTAGCTGCTTTACCATATTCTTCGTTAGTATACCAGAACCCGATCAGCAGATAAGAACAAAGACCTACACCTTCCCATCCGATAAACAGGATCAGGTAGTTGCTTCCCATTACCAAAAGTAACATGGAGAAGATGAAAAGATTCAGATAAGTAAAAAACTTATAGAAACCTTTGTCATGGCTCATATATCCGATCGAGTACAGGTGGATCAGGGAACCGATTCCCGTAATGATCATCACCATCATTAATGAAAGCTGATCAATCTGGAATCCGAAATTGATCTGAACCCCGTTTACAGTAAACCACTCAAATGCTTTTACGATCACCGGCTGGCTTTCTGAATTCATATTCATGAAAAGACTTACTGCAATACAGAATGATCCGAAAACCATAGCTGTAGCCAGAGAGCCGACAAATATTTTTGGAAGATTTTTCCCGAATAAACCGTTAATAAGAAACCCTAAAAGTGGTAAAAGTACTATTGCATACACTAAATTTTCCATTCCTTATCCTCTTAATTTATTAAATATACTAACATCTACAGAACGGGTATTTCTATACAGCATAGCAATAATTGCCAGACCTACCGCTACTTCAGCGGCGGCTACCACCATAATGAAGAAAACTAAAAGCTGTCCGTCTCCGTTGCCTTTATACGCTGAAAAAGCAGCCAGTAAAAGGTTCGTGGAATTTAGCATAAGCTCTACACAGCCCAAAATAACAATAGCATTTTTCCTCAGCAATACGCCCAACACTCCCAAACTGAATAATACAGAAGAAAGAATGATGAAATAATTCAGAGGGACGCTTTGTATAAATGTATTTACTTCTCCCATAATTTTATAAATCTTTTTTACCGATTAATACCGCACCTACAATACCTGCCAAAATCAGGATAGAAGCAAGCTCAAACGGTAAAACATATTCATTAAACAAAAGCCTACCCAGATTTTTCGTAAGACCCACACCTTTATCTACATTTTCAACAACAATATGGTTATCCTGAACACCTCTGAATACGCCTAAAACTCCAATTAATAAAAGACCGGCCGTAAAAACTCCGACAAATTTTAAAGTATTGCCCTTCTTACTTTCGTCTTCTTTATTAAGGTTAAGCATCATCAGGATATAAAGGAATAATACCATGATGGCTCCGGC containing:
- the nuoL gene encoding NADH-quinone oxidoreductase subunit L translates to MENLVYAIVLLPLLGFLINGLFGKNLPKIFVGSLATAMVFGSFCIAVSLFMNMNSESQPVIVKAFEWFTVNGVQINFGFQIDQLSLMMVMIITGIGSLIHLYSIGYMSHDKGFYKFFTYLNLFIFSMLLLVMGSNYLILFIGWEGVGLCSYLLIGFWYTNEEYGKAARKAFIMNRIGDLALLIGIFMIAAQTNAVDYLTVAQNASKFELDGTVIIFITASLFIGATGKSAQVPLYTWLPDAMAGPTPVSALIHAATMVTAGIYLVVRSNFLFTLAPTVQGGILLIGFLTAALAGFYALRQNDIKKVLAYSTVSQLGFMFIALGLGAYTTAMFHVMTHAFFKALLFLGAGSVIHAMSNEQDMRFMGGLKKYIPVTHATFLIGTLAISGFPLLSGMISKDEILVAAFAKNPVYWVMLFVLAAMTATYMFRLYYLTFHGEFRGTEDQKHHLHESPSNMTLPLIVLAILSVLGGFINLPHFIGHGHYAKLMEWLKPVLTEQSYSQMEATLSGVPFGTEMILLGATVLMFFCVWFIVKNTYVKKKKMALAEESYTGWEKLSAKKLYVDELYNALIVKTVEGLGRGGKMFDKGILDRFVDFVGEGAEDSGKAMKRIQNGNVETYILIMSLAVGIILIVNFILQ
- the nuoK gene encoding NADH-quinone oxidoreductase subunit NuoK — protein: MGEVNTFIQSVPLNYFIILSSVLFSLGVLGVLLRKNAIVILGCVELMLNSTNLLLAAFSAYKGNGDGQLLVFFIMVVAAAEVAVGLAIIAMLYRNTRSVDVSIFNKLRG
- a CDS encoding complex I subunit 4 family protein: MSGLLLTLLLLPLVGSGLVFAWKDKSSKYLALGIALIQMLITFYIVADFDFNPTVDSVLQHEINYPWSQFIKSSLHFGIDGMSLLLLLLTNILTPIIILSSFNENVSYRNTFYGLILLMQFGLVGVFTSLDGLLFYIFWEVTLIPIWFIAGLWGQENKRFEFTTKFFVYTFVGSLFMLAGLIYVYNHSASFALTDLYNADLNEVQQTVVFWFIFFAFAVKLPVFPFHTWQPDTYTYSPTQGSMLLSGIMLKMAVYGVIRYLLPISPLPIAGISGQIVIILAIVGIVHGALIAIIQTDMKRIIAYSSFSHVGLMVAGIFSSAVITLRGTFNIEGAEGALVQTFAHGINVVGLFYCCDILYKRFKSRDIRQMGGLAKVAPKFAVLFLIIILGSMGVPLTNGFIGEFILLKSVYDFNGLAAVIAGLTVILCAVYLLRFYGKAMFGEGDEAVLSTARDLSGVEFSVLASLAVFVILLGIFPQPVIDMVNSSLKFIYTAMAS
- a CDS encoding NADH-quinone oxidoreductase subunit J family protein translates to MDQFLFFLVAFLAVASAVYFVFARNPLYAILSLIVTMFSIAGMYILLNAQFLAIIQIIVYAGAIMVLFLYILMMLNLNKEDESKKGNTLKFVGVFTAGLLLIGVLGVFRGVQDNHIVVENVDKGVGLTKNLGRLLFNEYVLPFELASILILAGIVGAVLIGKKDL